Below is a genomic region from Leptospira yasudae.
GCCGATCTCTTCGTAATAATCCGTCAAATCTTCCGACATTTTTTTCGTGAGAGTCGTCACCAAAACGCGTTCTCCGGCTTCGATCCGTTTGCGGATTTCGACGAGAAGATCCTCGATCTGATTTTTAGTGGGACGCACTTCCACGATCGGATCCAAAAGTCCGGTGGGACGAATGATTTGCTCCACGACTTTGGAACTTTTTTCCAATTCGTATTCGGCCGGAGTTGCGGATACATACAAGGTTTTCGGAGTCAACGTTTCGAACTCGTTGAAGTTCAAAGGGCGGTTGTCGAGCGCGCTCGGAAGCCGGAAGCCGAAGTCGACTAACGTCTGTTTGCGGGCTTTGTCACCCGCGAACATTCCTCCGATCTGAGGAATCGTAACGTGCGATTCGTCCACGATCAAAAGAAATTCTCCCTGAAAGTAGTCGATGAGACAAGCTGGACGTTCTCCGGCTTTTCTTCCGGTCAAATGTCTGGAATAGTTTTCGATTCCGTTGCAGTATCCCATCTCCTGAAGCATTTCCATATCGTAATTCGTGCGGGAAGTGATCCGTTCCGCTTCGAGAAGTTTGTTGTTCTTTCTAAAAAAATCCGCCTGCATTTCCATTTCGGAACGGATGTTTTCGACCGCTTCTTTGACCTTGGGACCGGAAGTGATGAAGTGTTTTGCGGGATATATATACGCTTTTTCTAATTTAAGAAGGGTTTGCGCCGTTACCGGATTGATTCTGCTGATCGAGTCGATCTCGTCCCCGAAAAATTCGATCCGGATTCCGTCGGTATGATACGCAGGATAAATTTCGATCGAATCCCCTCTTACGCGGAAGTTTCCCCTCGAAAAGTCGATGTCGTTTCGATTGTATTGAATATGAAGAAGTTTGCGGATCACCGCGTCGCGCTCTATCGTATCACCCACTTTTAATGCGACAACGGAGTTCGTATATTCTTCCGGCGAACCCAAACCGTAGATGCAGGAAACCGAACTTACGATGACCACGTCCTCCCGTTCCAAAAGGGAAGAAGTAGCGCGCAACCTGAGTTTATCGATCTCTTCGTTGATCGAGCTGTCCTTTTCGATGAACGTATCGGAAGAAGGAACATACGCTTCGGGTTGATAGTAATCGTAATACGAAACGAAATATTCCACCGCGTTTTCGGGAAAGAATTCCTTGAATTCTCGGAAGAGCTGTGCCGCCAAAGTTTTGTTATGCGACAAGACGAGCGTAGGTAATCCGAGATTCTGAATCACCTGAGCCATCGTGAACGTTTTACCGGAACCCGTCACGCCCACGAGGGTGACTTTCTCTTCTCCCTTTTTGAAAGAAGAAGCGATGTTTTCGATCGCCTTAACCTGATCTCCGGCGGGTTGATATGCGGAATGGATTTTAAATACGGCGGCCATAACTACGAAAGTTTTTTCTTGGCGTTGAACTGAGCCTGTTTTCTATCTTCTAAGATTTCCAGATCGAGTTCGTCGAACAATTTCTGCATCACCATCATACCGCGCATGAGAGTCGCGGTGGAGGAGAATTTTCCACGTTCGATGTCCTGTTCCAGATTCAATTCTTTGAGGTTGTTTACGATTTTGATGAAGAGCGTTTTATCCCGGTCGATGGAATATTCCACTTCGACCTCGGTTCCGTCCCCGTATTTTACGGCGTTTTCGACCGCTTCCAACGCGCCGATACAAAGATCGATGACGATGTCCTCGGGAGTTCCCTGACTTTTTAAGAAGAATTCGAGACGGCTTCGGACGTATTGCATCGGCTGATACGCGATCTTGCCGAGAAGAACATAACTGTCCTTAGACGGGAATTTTTTTCCCTGGATTTGATCGGGATGAATGTGAAATTCCTTCGCGTTGAACTTGCTGCGTTTCACAGTTCCCGAATTTACGAAACCTTCGAGGATTTCGGAGACGACCGAATTTTCGATATCGGGTTCGTCCTTGAATTTGCGGAGAGTTTCCATCCGAATCCACGCGAAAAAATCGTTCACGGAGCCGGTCAACCCCTGAGAAAGCATCGACTGAATCTGCTTTTCGATTTCTTCTCGAGAAAGATGGAAGCTCATACTTTATCCATTGGAGTGTGGAATTCTGAACGTGTAAATCCGTTTTTACCAGGACCGGATTTGGCGCATCGCTTCGTACGAAATCACCGCGACTGAATTGCTCAGATTCAAACAACGGGAAGAATCTTCCATCGGAATTTTTAAGATCTTCTCCGCATTCCAAGAATTTTTCAGTTCGGCGGGAACACCCGACGTCTCGTTTCCGAACAAAAAAGCGTCTCCGTCCTTGTAGCGAACGTCCGTGTAAGAGCGCCTACCGTGAATCGAAATCAGATACAGATCCGTTCCCTCCGGAAGGACCGCTTTAAATTCTTCTAAAGAAGGATGAAGTGAAAGTTTCACCTTATCCCAGTAGTCGAGCCCCGCTCTGCGCGCTGCCTTTTCCGAAAGGTCGAACGCGGCTTGTCCGACGATATGGAGTTCCGCTCCCAAGGCCACGCAAAGTCTCGCGATGTTTCCGGTGTTGGGAGGGATCTCGGGTCTGTAGAGTCCTATATGCAGAGGCATCGGATCATTTTTTCTTATTCTTTTCCAATGACTTCTGGAGAATCGCTCCGAAGGAACTCGTCGATCCGCTCGTGTCCGAACTCAGATAACTGCTGTAGTCCATTCTCTCCTGAATCTCTTTCGCCTTTTGAATCGAAAGGGAAATCTGTTTTCTTTCGGGATTCACTTCCATTACGAAAACGTCAATTACGTCTCCGGGTTTAAAACTTTGATTGAGAGGAACGCGGTTCGGAATTCCGGTTTCTCTTCCCGGAACGAGTCCGTTGAAATGATCGTCTAACTTGACGAAGAGGCCGAACGGCTTTAAAGAATCAATCGTTCCTTTTACGATGTCGCCTTCCTTAAACGGAACGGTCTGCGCCCAAGGATCCTTTAGAAAATCCTTAACCGTTAATGCGAACTTCTGATTTTCCCAATCGATGCGGAGAACGCGCGCGCGTAGAGTTTGGCCGACTTGAAATTCCTTTTCGAGTTCCGGATTTTTTTTGTAGGTCGCCTCGCTGATCGGAATCAGCGCGTTCAGTCCGTCCATCTCGACGATCAAACCGAAGTTCTGAATCGTTTTGACCTTGCAGGTGACGAACATACCTTCTTTGAGTTCCTGTTTGAGGACGCCGAGCTTCGCTTCTTTCGCGCGATCGGAGATTTTCTTTTGGGAAACGATGAGTTTGCCTCTCGTTCCGATGTCTTGAATCAAAAACTTGAGACGTTTGCCGACCAAACCCGATTTTTTAAACTCGGGATCGATCTGAGAGAAAGGACAAAAGCCGGTAAATTCTCCGATCTTAACGTCCGCACCGGATTCTCCCTCGCTGATGAATTGTCCGAGTACGGGGATCTCCGCTTTTTTAGCGATTTCTAATAGATCCTTGTTGAGCGAATCGCCGCTCAGACAAGTCGTGAAGTGAACGTCGCCGTGATCCTCTTTCAAAAAGTAGGCTTCGATTTCTTCTCCGGGATTCGGAAGACCGGACTCTGCGAATTCTTCGGAAGAAATGATTCCTTGGAGTTTTCCTTCCTTCGCGGTTACGAAAACGAAATCCTTCTTAGCGGAGTTCACGACCGCGGTGACTTTCGTTCCAGCTTCCATCGCCTTTTTCTTTTTGAAGGAAGCGTCCAACATTTTTTCGAAGAGTTCTTTTTCGGATTCTTTCATTTATTTTTCCCTCTCTTTTTTTGACTGGAAGCCGGTTCCTTTCTTTCGGGCGGATATGAAATTTCTCCGGCGATTGTTCTGCGGAGGGATTTCAAATTCTTTAAATCGACGAGCGGATCTTCCGTAAAAATATTAATGAATGCGGGTTTGCCTTCGCGGATTTTTCCTTCGTGCGGAGCTTCGATAAAACCGCAGGTCGATTCGGTAGCGATACGGATCGTCTCTTCGTTGCCGAGAGCGTTCGCGAGAATCCGCATTTCTTTCCATCCGCCGATTCCGGGATGAACGTGAAGATAGCCCGTGCCGGACGCGAGAAGCATTCCTTGACTCAGATTTTTTTGTCTGACTAAAAATGCAAGATAGGAATTGTATTCCTTCTCCGCATTCTTCCGATCCTCTTCTTGTATGTGCGAAAGTTTACCGGCGAACTCGGGTTCGGGCGCGATGTTCTTCGCAAAGTAAGAACTCCATTCCTTCATCGCGTTCAGATCGGTTTCCCATTCGGGAGTTCCCGCAATCTTTTGATAATAATACACGGAGAACATCGGTCCCCAGTTCATGTTGCGGAACACACCCGGAGAAATTCTTCCCGCGATCGTATCGGGAACGGGATGATACAAGGTCGGAATTCCTGCGTTGATGCCTTCGAGAATACTGTATTCGTCGCCAAAGGCGGATAACGCTAGTTTGATGTTTTCTCCGTCCGCGGCCTTTTTCAATTGGTATAAAAACGGACCGTCGAACGAAAACGTTTCCCCTTCTTGATAACGCGAAAACAAATGAACGGGAGAAGCGGGTCTCTTTTTGATTCTTGCGACCGCGTCTTGCGAAGAACGAATCACATTGTAACCCGGCAAGTTTCCTAAATGTTTCGTTTCCGCGCTCTCGGCGATCCAAGGCGCTTCCGTCTTTTTAACCCAGGGAGAATTCTTTCTGGAATTTTCCGCATCCTTCAAAAGCGTAACGACCCATGCGGGATCTCCCACGGAAAGAATTCCGGTGAACCCGTGCGCCAACAAAGATTGCAAAGAAAGATAAACTCCCGCCCGATCTTTTTGACCGCCGAGGGAATCCGTGGACAACGTGACGTTCGCATCACAAAAACCGGGCAACGCATACGAAACTTTTCCAGAGAAAGAATTTATTTTTTTGATCGATGCGATCTTCCCGTTTTCGATTCGAATTTCCGAAGGCTCGGAATATTCTTTTTTTCCGGGAAGAAGATAACGTACCGCGTTCAAGGTGATCGATTCGGAGTTCGCCGATTCGGTTATAAACAATAACGTTATCGAAAAAACAATCGGCTTAAAAAGAACGCGGATGCGATCGAATTCGGAAAGATGCTTCTTTTTTCCCTTTCTAAAAATGACTCTCTTGACAAACAAAACAGATTCCGAAATGTTCATGGATGATGGGGCAGGAAATCCGAGATATATCCGACAATATCCGGCTAACAATTGAGAACGGAAAAATCCTGTCTCTGAAAACCCACAGGATGACTCATTCTGTCGAAGAGCATATCCAAGAGGCAGTCGGACTGATTCTGGATAAGGTAACTCATCCTACTCTGGTTCCTACGGTTTATACTATAATAAAAGAGTTGGCGATCAACGCCTGCAAAGCAAACCAAAAAAGGATTTTTTTCGAAGAAAAAGGTCTGGATCTAAACAACGCTTCCGATTACGAAAAAGGAGTTCGAGAATATAAGAGTATTTTCAGCGAAGCGATGTCCGAACGTTACGGACAAAAGGCAAAGAAGGAAGGATATTATTGCCTGATCAGTTTTCATTATTCCTTCGACGGAATTCGGATCGAAGTCGTAAACAACGCACCCGTCACGCAGCAGGAAGAAAAATCTCTGCGCGAAAAACTGGAAAAGGGAATGCGTTATAACGATATCGCACAATTTTATTTGGACAATGCCGACAACACGGAAGGCGCCGGAATCGGATTGGCGCTGATCTTAATCATGCTCAAGGGAGAAGGAATCGATCCTTCGTATTTCAGAA
It encodes:
- the uvrB gene encoding excinuclease ABC subunit UvrB — its product is MAAVFKIHSAYQPAGDQVKAIENIASSFKKGEEKVTLVGVTGSGKTFTMAQVIQNLGLPTLVLSHNKTLAAQLFREFKEFFPENAVEYFVSYYDYYQPEAYVPSSDTFIEKDSSINEEIDKLRLRATSSLLEREDVVIVSSVSCIYGLGSPEEYTNSVVALKVGDTIERDAVIRKLLHIQYNRNDIDFSRGNFRVRGDSIEIYPAYHTDGIRIEFFGDEIDSISRINPVTAQTLLKLEKAYIYPAKHFITSGPKVKEAVENIRSEMEMQADFFRKNNKLLEAERITSRTNYDMEMLQEMGYCNGIENYSRHLTGRKAGERPACLIDYFQGEFLLIVDESHVTIPQIGGMFAGDKARKQTLVDFGFRLPSALDNRPLNFNEFETLTPKTLYVSATPAEYELEKSSKVVEQIIRPTGLLDPIVEVRPTKNQIEDLLVEIRKRIEAGERVLVTTLTKKMSEDLTDYYEEIGLKVAYLHSEVETLDRVAIIRDLRKGIHDVLIGINLLREGLDIPEVSLVAILDADKEGFLRNYKSLIQTIGRAARNVNGTAILYADKMTDSMAKAIDETKRRRQIQEEHNLKFGITPLTIKKEVSDIIEREEKEQTSEDLILEDVDKKFNSKKFPNKEELKDKLREEMMKAAKDLDFERAAILRDKMLSIQTNDSSAEN
- a CDS encoding ATP-binding protein, with product MSFHLSREEIEKQIQSMLSQGLTGSVNDFFAWIRMETLRKFKDEPDIENSVVSEILEGFVNSGTVKRSKFNAKEFHIHPDQIQGKKFPSKDSYVLLGKIAYQPMQYVRSRLEFFLKSQGTPEDIVIDLCIGALEAVENAVKYGDGTEVEVEYSIDRDKTLFIKIVNNLKELNLEQDIERGKFSSTATLMRGMMVMQKLFDELDLEILEDRKQAQFNAKKKLS
- a CDS encoding tRNA (cytidine(34)-2'-O)-methyltransferase, whose translation is MPLHIGLYRPEIPPNTGNIARLCVALGAELHIVGQAAFDLSEKAARRAGLDYWDKVKLSLHPSLEEFKAVLPEGTDLYLISIHGRRSYTDVRYKDGDAFLFGNETSGVPAELKNSWNAEKILKIPMEDSSRCLNLSNSVAVISYEAMRQIRSW
- a CDS encoding S1 RNA-binding domain-containing protein; translated protein: MKESEKELFEKMLDASFKKKKAMEAGTKVTAVVNSAKKDFVFVTAKEGKLQGIISSEEFAESGLPNPGEEIEAYFLKEDHGDVHFTTCLSGDSLNKDLLEIAKKAEIPVLGQFISEGESGADVKIGEFTGFCPFSQIDPEFKKSGLVGKRLKFLIQDIGTRGKLIVSQKKISDRAKEAKLGVLKQELKEGMFVTCKVKTIQNFGLIVEMDGLNALIPISEATYKKNPELEKEFQVGQTLRARVLRIDWENQKFALTVKDFLKDPWAQTVPFKEGDIVKGTIDSLKPFGLFVKLDDHFNGLVPGRETGIPNRVPLNQSFKPGDVIDVFVMEVNPERKQISLSIQKAKEIQERMDYSSYLSSDTSGSTSSFGAILQKSLEKNKKK
- a CDS encoding histidine kinase, which translates into the protein MMGQEIRDISDNIRLTIENGKILSLKTHRMTHSVEEHIQEAVGLILDKVTHPTLVPTVYTIIKELAINACKANQKRIFFEEKGLDLNNASDYEKGVREYKSIFSEAMSERYGQKAKKEGYYCLISFHYSFDGIRIEVVNNAPVTQQEEKSLREKLEKGMRYNDIAQFYLDNADNTEGAGIGLALILIMLKGEGIDPSYFRIIIREDVTIARLEIPLTPDFQSIRKLDHKN